One Streptomyces sp. SAI-135 DNA segment encodes these proteins:
- a CDS encoding STAS domain-containing protein yields MQVAQHDTALETAKELGAFLERRREQIAQRWADAALFRTVFTVSRDEAVEACKAVVDALADVARSGRLEDVDAPGFDTVRDQLGRMAAARARAGFTPVQIAGEVAGLREPAAALLLADFQDTADEARANACAQALAVLTATLRLVIMETTVSAGEELIARQRQQLLEVATPVIKLWDGIVAVPLIGTLDSARSQVVMESLLEAIVDQRAAYAILDITGVPTVDSLVAQHLMKTVAAARLMGAECIVSGIRPAIAQTIVHLGIDLGSIITRAGLADALAYALAQQGIVVSPRPVTGAVPR; encoded by the coding sequence ATGCAGGTGGCGCAGCACGACACAGCCCTTGAGACGGCGAAGGAGCTGGGCGCCTTTCTGGAGCGACGCCGTGAGCAGATCGCTCAACGCTGGGCGGATGCCGCCCTGTTCCGTACGGTCTTCACCGTCTCCCGGGACGAGGCGGTCGAGGCGTGCAAGGCCGTGGTGGACGCCCTGGCCGACGTGGCCCGTTCCGGGCGGCTGGAGGACGTCGACGCTCCGGGCTTCGACACCGTGCGCGACCAGCTCGGCCGGATGGCCGCGGCCCGCGCCCGGGCCGGGTTCACCCCCGTACAGATCGCCGGCGAGGTCGCCGGGCTGCGCGAGCCTGCGGCCGCCCTGCTGCTGGCCGATTTCCAGGACACCGCCGACGAGGCGCGGGCCAACGCGTGCGCACAGGCGCTGGCGGTTCTGACCGCCACCCTCCGCCTGGTGATCATGGAGACGACCGTGAGCGCGGGCGAGGAGCTCATCGCCCGCCAGCGCCAACAGCTGCTGGAGGTGGCCACCCCGGTCATCAAGCTGTGGGACGGCATCGTCGCCGTGCCGCTGATCGGCACCCTGGACAGCGCCCGCAGCCAGGTCGTGATGGAGAGCCTCCTCGAAGCCATCGTGGACCAGCGGGCCGCGTACGCCATCCTCGACATCACCGGCGTCCCGACCGTCGACTCGCTCGTGGCCCAGCACCTGATGAAGACGGTCGCCGCGGCCCGGCTGATGGGCGCGGAGTGCATCGTCTCGGGCATCCGGCCCGCCATCGCGCAGACCATCGTCCACCTCGGCATCGATCTGGGGTCGATCATCACGCGGGCCGGGCTCGCCGACGCCCTGGCCTACGCGCTCGCCCAGCAGGGCATCGTCGTCTCCCCACGCCCGGTGACGGGGGCGGTCCCGCGGTGA
- a CDS encoding FdhF/YdeP family oxidoreductase, producing the protein MQNPPGEEPETTLSVTPPKKWAAGVPAVVHALEYSLEQTSPRKAGVDLLAMNQVGGIDCPGCAWADPAPGQRHRNEYCENGAKHINDEATKRRITADFFREHSVSDLAARSDMWLNQQGRLTEPMIKRPGSDHYEPIGWNEALGVLADELTSLSSPDEAVFYTSGRASNEAAFVLQLFARAFGTNNLPDCSNMCHESSGFALSETLGTGKGTVSLDDLHHADLIFLVGQNPGTNHPRQLTALEEAKRNGARIVAVNPLPEAGLRRFKNPQKPRGVVGRGTQIADRFLHIKPGGDLALFQALNRLLLEAEDARPGTVLDHDFIDAHTAGFEEFAQHARSVDWDDVRTATGLTREEIEKVRDEVLRSERVVVCWAMGITQHKHGVPTIREIVNFMMLRGNLGRAGTGVCPVRGHSNVQGDRTMGIWEQMPDSFLDALQKEFGFDPPRPHGLDSVNSIKAMREGRVKVFLALAGNFVRAAPDSEVTEEAMRSCRLTAHISTKLNRSHTVCGDTALILPTLGRTERDVQADGEQFVTVENSMSEVHTSRGRLEPASHLLLSEVAILCRLARRTLAGKPDIPWDRFEGDYNTIRDHISRIVPGFHDFNARVTRPGGFQLPNPVNEGVFNTKAGKALFTRNERVVPQAPEGHLLLQTLRSHDQWNTIPYTLNDRYRGIHGSRHVVLVNPADLTGLGLAQGDRVDLVSVWGDGTERRAPGFEVVPYPTAQGSAAAYYPETNVLVPLDSVADISNQPTSKGIVVRLEPVSDRTAPTSV; encoded by the coding sequence ATGCAGAACCCGCCCGGCGAGGAGCCGGAGACCACCCTCTCCGTGACACCGCCGAAGAAGTGGGCGGCCGGTGTCCCCGCGGTCGTGCACGCGCTGGAGTACTCCCTGGAGCAGACGTCCCCGCGCAAGGCCGGCGTGGACCTGCTGGCCATGAACCAGGTCGGCGGGATCGACTGTCCCGGCTGTGCCTGGGCGGACCCGGCACCGGGGCAGCGCCATCGCAACGAGTACTGCGAGAACGGCGCCAAGCACATCAACGACGAGGCCACGAAGCGCCGTATCACCGCCGACTTCTTCCGTGAGCACAGCGTCTCGGACCTCGCCGCCCGCTCCGACATGTGGCTCAACCAGCAGGGCAGGCTCACCGAGCCGATGATCAAACGGCCGGGCTCGGACCACTACGAACCCATCGGCTGGAACGAAGCCCTGGGCGTGCTCGCCGACGAGCTCACCTCGCTCTCCTCCCCCGACGAGGCCGTCTTCTACACCTCGGGCCGGGCCAGCAACGAGGCCGCCTTCGTCCTCCAGCTCTTCGCCCGCGCCTTCGGCACCAACAACCTGCCCGACTGCAGCAACATGTGCCACGAGTCCAGCGGCTTCGCCCTGAGCGAGACGCTCGGCACCGGCAAGGGCACCGTCAGCCTCGACGACCTCCACCACGCCGACCTGATCTTCCTGGTCGGGCAGAACCCCGGTACCAACCATCCGCGCCAGCTGACCGCCCTGGAGGAGGCCAAGCGCAACGGTGCCCGCATCGTGGCGGTCAACCCGCTGCCCGAGGCGGGGCTGCGGCGCTTCAAGAATCCACAGAAGCCGCGCGGGGTCGTCGGACGCGGCACCCAGATCGCCGACCGCTTCCTGCACATCAAGCCGGGCGGCGACCTCGCCCTGTTCCAGGCCCTCAACCGTCTGCTGCTGGAGGCCGAGGACGCCCGGCCCGGCACCGTCCTGGACCACGACTTCATCGACGCGCACACCGCCGGCTTCGAGGAGTTCGCCCAGCACGCCCGCTCCGTCGACTGGGACGACGTGCGCACGGCGACCGGACTGACCCGTGAGGAGATCGAGAAGGTCCGCGACGAGGTCCTGCGCAGCGAACGCGTCGTCGTCTGCTGGGCGATGGGCATCACCCAGCACAAGCACGGCGTGCCCACCATCCGGGAGATCGTCAACTTCATGATGCTGCGCGGCAACCTGGGGCGGGCGGGCACCGGCGTCTGCCCGGTGCGCGGCCACAGCAACGTCCAGGGCGACCGCACGATGGGTATCTGGGAGCAGATGCCGGACTCGTTCCTCGACGCGCTCCAGAAGGAGTTCGGCTTCGACCCGCCGCGCCCGCACGGGCTCGACTCGGTGAACTCGATCAAGGCGATGCGTGAGGGCCGCGTCAAGGTGTTCCTCGCCCTGGCCGGCAACTTCGTGCGCGCGGCTCCCGACAGCGAGGTGACCGAGGAGGCGATGCGTTCGTGCCGGCTGACCGCCCACATCTCCACCAAGCTGAACCGGTCGCACACCGTGTGCGGTGACACGGCGCTGATCCTGCCGACGCTCGGCCGTACCGAACGTGATGTCCAGGCCGACGGCGAGCAGTTCGTCACCGTGGAGAACTCCATGAGCGAGGTGCACACCTCCCGGGGCCGTCTCGAACCGGCTTCGCACCTGCTGCTGAGCGAAGTCGCGATCCTGTGCCGGCTCGCCCGCCGCACCCTCGCCGGCAAGCCGGACATTCCCTGGGACCGGTTCGAGGGGGACTACAACACGATCCGCGACCACATCTCCCGCATCGTGCCGGGATTCCACGACTTCAACGCGCGGGTGACACGCCCCGGCGGCTTCCAGCTGCCCAACCCCGTCAACGAGGGCGTGTTCAACACCAAGGCCGGCAAGGCGCTGTTCACCCGCAACGAGCGGGTCGTCCCGCAGGCGCCCGAGGGCCATCTGCTGCTGCAGACCCTGCGCTCGCACGACCAGTGGAACACCATTCCCTACACGCTCAACGACCGCTACCGCGGCATCCACGGCAGCCGCCACGTCGTGCTCGTCAACCCGGCCGACCTCACCGGACTCGGCCTCGCCCAGGGCGACCGCGTCGACCTGGTGAGTGTGTGGGGGGACGGCACCGAGCGCCGCGCCCCGGGCTTCGAGGTGGTCCCCTACCCCACCGCGCAGGGCTCGGCCGCTGCCTACTACCCCGAGACCAACGTGCTGGTGCCGCTGGACAGCGTCGCCGACATCAGCAACCAGCCCACGTCGAAGGGCATCGTCGTACGCCTGGAACCGGTGTCGGACCGGACGGCCCCCACCTCGGTCTGA
- a CDS encoding MarR family transcriptional regulator, translating into MTTTAVELLEVVWGRASTAPTSASQLRVLHILEHHDGINLRTLAEFLASTPPSTSRLCDRLVAAGFVERVVSEENRREVRLHLSGRGRAFLVDLRARRERELRTVLADMPAAKRVALLEGLEAFCAAAAAQTHDDAAGSDSRTA; encoded by the coding sequence GTGACCACCACGGCCGTCGAGCTGCTGGAGGTCGTGTGGGGCCGGGCCTCGACCGCGCCCACCTCCGCGTCGCAGCTCAGGGTCCTGCACATCCTCGAGCACCACGACGGCATCAACCTGCGCACGCTCGCCGAGTTCCTCGCCTCGACCCCGCCGTCCACCAGTCGGCTGTGCGACCGGCTGGTGGCGGCAGGGTTCGTCGAGCGGGTGGTGAGCGAGGAGAACAGGCGGGAGGTTCGGCTGCACCTCAGTGGGCGGGGTCGCGCCTTCCTCGTCGACCTGCGCGCGCGCAGGGAGAGGGAGTTGCGGACCGTGCTGGCGGACATGCCCGCCGCCAAGCGGGTCGCGCTGCTGGAGGGGCTGGAGGCGTTCTGTGCCGCCGCGGCGGCGCAGACGCACGACGACGCGGCGGGTTCCGACAGCAGGACCGCCTGA
- a CDS encoding PP2C family protein-serine/threonine phosphatase produces MKRFLAVERALRTAAPHELLDAIRAVLIEQYGAEDVELFMADYSLSVLQPVSVLPHTLEPVSVHNSPAGRAFGSQKPYREQGRDGRTRLHLPVSVRGDRLGVLSVALSDEAARRWESELTDVADVLGHEVVVAERDTDVYLQARRKDRLTLAAEMQWQLLPGRACARPEYELGAQLEPAYAIFGDNFDWSATADHLMLYVTNGMGEGIEASLLTNLAINALRNARRAGLSIADQAALADQAVYAHYRGRCYLSVLMFDFDLATGRATVVDAGSPQLLRLRDGSVERVAFDAQLPLGMFEETDYIAQDFHVEPGDRLVFVSDGVHTVASPKGEAYGEGALARAIHATRLLPAAEVPRAVLRELTGHRGEAMPDDDALVVCLDWHGRPRFD; encoded by the coding sequence ATGAAGAGATTTCTGGCCGTTGAACGCGCACTGCGCACAGCGGCCCCACACGAGTTGCTCGACGCCATCCGCGCCGTACTGATCGAGCAGTACGGCGCGGAGGACGTCGAGCTGTTCATGGCCGACTACAGCCTGAGCGTGCTCCAGCCGGTGTCGGTGCTGCCGCACACGCTGGAGCCGGTGTCGGTGCACAACAGTCCGGCGGGCCGGGCCTTCGGCTCGCAGAAGCCGTACCGGGAGCAGGGGCGCGACGGGCGCACGCGTCTGCATCTGCCGGTCAGTGTGCGCGGCGACCGGCTCGGTGTGCTGTCCGTGGCCCTGTCCGACGAGGCCGCGCGGCGGTGGGAGTCCGAACTGACCGATGTCGCCGACGTGCTGGGGCACGAGGTGGTCGTGGCGGAGCGCGACACCGACGTGTACCTCCAGGCGCGGCGCAAGGACCGGCTGACGTTGGCCGCGGAGATGCAGTGGCAGCTGCTGCCCGGCCGCGCCTGCGCCCGCCCCGAGTACGAGCTGGGGGCCCAGCTGGAGCCGGCCTACGCGATCTTCGGCGACAACTTCGACTGGTCCGCCACCGCGGACCATCTGATGCTGTACGTCACCAACGGCATGGGCGAGGGCATAGAGGCCTCCCTGCTGACGAACCTGGCCATCAACGCGCTGCGCAACGCCCGGCGCGCCGGGCTGTCCATCGCCGACCAGGCGGCCCTGGCCGACCAGGCCGTCTACGCCCACTACCGGGGACGCTGCTATCTGTCCGTCCTGATGTTCGACTTCGACCTGGCCACCGGCCGGGCGACCGTCGTCGATGCCGGCTCGCCGCAGTTGCTGCGGCTGCGCGACGGCTCCGTGGAGCGCGTCGCCTTCGACGCCCAGCTCCCGTTGGGCATGTTCGAGGAGACGGACTACATCGCGCAGGACTTCCACGTCGAGCCCGGTGACCGGCTCGTCTTCGTCAGCGACGGAGTCCACACGGTGGCCTCCCCCAAGGGTGAGGCATACGGGGAGGGCGCTCTGGCCCGGGCCATCCACGCCACCCGGCTGCTGCCCGCGGCCGAGGTGCCGCGTGCCGTCCTGCGGGAGCTGACCGGCCATCGCGGCGAGGCAATGCCGGACGACGACGCGCTGGTCGTGTGTCTGGACTGGCACGGCAGGCCGCGGTTCGACTGA
- a CDS encoding STAS domain-containing protein, producing MHPGPVPVLALGDVLLVTLQGELHDGAAEQLQHDISERIASSATPVNGVVIDISGVEIVDSFLGRVLAEIAASSRLLAARTVLAGMRPAVAITLVEMGLTLPGLGTALNVEKALSLLGPAAAAAPTAHPEEGA from the coding sequence ATGCATCCCGGCCCGGTACCGGTGCTGGCGCTGGGAGACGTCCTGCTGGTCACCCTCCAGGGCGAGCTGCACGACGGGGCGGCCGAACAGCTCCAGCACGACATCTCCGAGCGCATCGCGTCCAGTGCGACGCCGGTGAACGGTGTCGTGATCGACATCTCCGGGGTGGAGATCGTCGACTCCTTCCTCGGCCGCGTCCTGGCCGAGATCGCCGCGAGCTCGCGCCTGCTGGCCGCGCGGACCGTGCTGGCCGGCATGCGTCCGGCCGTGGCCATCACCCTCGTCGAGATGGGTCTGACCCTGCCCGGCCTGGGGACGGCCCTGAACGTCGAGAAAGCCTTGTCCCTGCTGGGCCCCGCCGCCGCGGCAGCTCCGACCGCACACCCGGAAGAGGGTGCATGA
- a CDS encoding SRPBCC family protein, producing MAREHDSQQAVPNTPEMRPDGDGVTRRRPLRRQHIAETVEVAVPVRTAYDQWTQFKTFPRFSSVVHGVEQVRPSVTAWTIGYGPLRRRFAVEIVEQDPDAYLAWRGLEQRPSHQGEVEFRPTESGGTAITVRMLLEPRGATKRLTGSSKVTQVTARLVRRELQNFKVFIEGLGQAGGAWRGTIRNGRVQHDHPEPPRSRVAQWPVG from the coding sequence ATGGCGCGTGAACACGACTCACAGCAGGCCGTCCCGAACACGCCGGAGATGCGCCCCGACGGTGACGGCGTCACGCGCCGCCGGCCGTTGCGCAGGCAGCACATCGCGGAGACGGTCGAGGTCGCGGTGCCCGTACGGACGGCGTACGACCAGTGGACGCAGTTCAAGACCTTCCCCCGCTTCTCCAGCGTGGTGCACGGCGTGGAGCAGGTCAGGCCCAGCGTGACCGCCTGGACCATCGGCTACGGGCCGCTGCGCCGGCGTTTCGCTGTGGAGATAGTGGAGCAGGACCCCGACGCCTACCTGGCCTGGCGCGGTCTTGAGCAGCGCCCTTCCCATCAGGGCGAGGTCGAGTTCAGGCCGACGGAGTCCGGCGGCACGGCCATCACCGTCCGGATGCTCCTGGAGCCGCGCGGAGCCACGAAACGCCTCACCGGCTCTTCCAAGGTCACCCAGGTGACCGCCCGGCTGGTGCGTCGCGAACTCCAGAACTTCAAGGTGTTCATCGAGGGGCTGGGACAGGCGGGCGGCGCCTGGCGCGGCACCATCCGCAACGGCCGAGTTCAGCACGACCACCCGGAACCGCCGAGGAGCCGAGTGGCCCAGTGGCCGGTCGGCTGA